The genomic DNA AGTGCGCGCCGTTGGCGACCGCTTAAGACGCTGACGCAGGAACCGACCTCCGAAAAGTAATTGGAGCGAATCACCGTAGTAAAAAAACATAAGAAACGTCATTCGCTATAGTAAAAAACATAAGAAACGTCATTCGCTATAGAGGCGCAACATTTCTCACCGCCGGGCAAcgtgaaatggaaaaaaaaaagccaggggCGCACAAATGTAGCCGACGTCGCTGCCACAAGTGCCGTACTAAATGTATCTTATTGTTTTAAACATTGCGCGCTTACCTGCGGGCGCGGCTTCTTCCCACAACACAATGGaatatttaattttttatatATGGCCATATGGCTTCTTGAATCAGGCGTTCAGGAGGCTGCCCTAGCGGCGCTGACAGTTGCGGAGCAGTAGCGCCACTATACGAGCTTACGAGGCCCATAATCTCAGCGACAGCGGAAGGCGAGGTAAAGACGTAGGCTTCACTACGCTGGCGTCCACTTCGCAATGCTCTGGTTGCATTTGTTCGTGGCGCTGTCTACTCAAACAGAAAAGAACCCAGGCATATTTTGTGTCCTGCGCTATTTGCGCAGTGCTGCTTCCTTTATTTCTTGAGTTCGCAAGTAGGCTGCTTGCGACCGCAGTTACATTTGTTGCATCAGCGCTTCGTTGGAGACGAAAAGACATCGTCGATATTTAGCCAGAATCTTTGCCTTTTAATATATTGGAAACAAGTAGCGCTGAATTCAGGACAATGAACGATAAGGTGCAGGGCGCGGCGCTGTGTGCCTGTCTTCTGCACTAAATTTAGCGCGGTTTCCGCGCAACATACGAACCAGCTCACTTAGTGGCGCTATTCAATCACGTAATTCGAAGATAATTTTGCGGGAAGTGGATTTGAAAGACATGTGCTTGCACGAGGTGAGCGTAGTGACGATAATAAAAATGTAATGGCGAGGCAGGAGATTATGAGCTTATGCTCTGCCGAATTCGAAACAGCCGCTGGAAAGCGTCTGTAATGCCCGGCCCCGTCGCATTTTGTCCATTGAGGAGAGCAGCGTGctaagaaagggaagaaaaactACACCAGACAAACAATAACAAATAGTTCGTCTGCAGTCCTAAAACCGCGGATGCATGTCGATCGCCACTCATAATGAGTATTGTTTAGCCCTGTCTTTTCAAAGGGTACGTACAAGAGGGGGAGCAGAAGTCACGTCATTGCTATATTGACCCAACAATAGAGCAAAATGGCATTTTGAAAGTGTGAATTCCGCGACCACATTTGTTCACATAGAAAAGCAGCGAGGGATAAAGTTCCTGTGACCAAAGGGAACTAAAACGTTCGGAACATCGCAGATCATACGATTCACATCGTTGGACACTGGTTAAGCTGGTTCATGGGAGTGCCGACCGCGCAGCCAAAGGCACGAGCGAACTGCGGCGAGTACATGAGCGGCAGGTTACAGGCCGACAGCGGCGTCTTTCGGGCGCTGCTGCCTCGGCACTTGGCGAAGCACAGAGCCATGAACAAGAGCTGCAGGTCGGTGTACGACTCGAGTCCAGGGAGCTTCGCCGCAGCCGCGTCGGCTCGGACATCCTCATACGCGTCCACCAGGGCCCCGAGGGACAGCACCTCGGCCACGTCGACGCCGGCATTGTCCGCGAATCGGCTGGTGCTGAGACAACGGACGAGGTCTTCGAGCCAGACCCTCGACGTCGGGTGGGAGCGGTAGGCATTCGAGACGAGTAGGCCTAGCGCCCTGGCCACTTCGGCTCCGAGTCCACCGTAGTTTACAGCCGCGGGAAGGTGGTTGTCGAAGTGCGGGAACGAGAGGGCGTAAGGCACAAGCGTGAAATCGCGGTTCGCCCTCGACACGGCCGACAGGCGCATCGCACTGATAGAGACGGAGACGGCGCTCTCCTCCGCGTCGCCACGGGCGTCATCATCACGGATCCCCATGGTAACGGATGAAGACACCTTGCGAAGGTTGGCGACCAGGGAATCCTCGGTCATGTCTGGCCCCACGCCGCCGCCGGTAGTATTTTCGGCGGCGCCACTATACCTACTACCGGAGCCGCCGACAGCGTCCCCAGGTTTGGTGCGGTCGCCGATCCCCAACTCCCTGAACACTACGTCCAGCGAGGACCACTGGCCAACCACGGTGGTGTTCATGTCGTAGCCGTGCCAACGGACCAGTCGCTTCCTGAAGAACTCGCGCACGCCGAGAAGGAGGCGGCTGGCGTCTTGCCGCACCGTGGCCTTCAGGATGTGGCGGTTGTAGccggagaagagaacgggaccGGAGACGGCGTACGCCAGCCCCAAGCAGAAGGCCACGTGCAGTGACAGTGCACGCCGGGAGTTACCGTCGTAGAAGTTGACAATCAGGTTCTGGTTGGCCAGCAGTGCCGCAACCTGCGTCGAAAGTGCTCTTTACTTGGACTACGCTTTCATGGCGAGCAGTTGGCATCGAATAACAGCTACAGTTCGTAAGAGAGTCATCCAAGGTTCTGTTTTGTATTTGACCGATACATCGCGTCTGATTTCCAAGTGGTTGTGCCTGTTATTTGTGGGCCAGTATTccaagtttcgaatacgaattaCACACCAACATTATAAACcaactattcgtattcgaaaatgaacTCTTTGGTATTTTCGAATAGTCCAATCTGGCCAcatatttcgcaacaaccgactATTAAAGTCTTGTTGCTGTTCTCCGTCTGCAAGACAAAGTATAGCaaattaataaaattaacactacgATGTCAATTTTCCTAACAACGCAGGAAAAAAAATGGCGATGCAAAGCTTTGTCTTCGGTCTCGCGGCGGAAGCCTATATGACCACCTTTGATATTCACTTGTAGTTTGCTATTTAGTGTGTCTGGAAGTCTAGTGAAGTATAAGTTTAACAGCAAAGCTATGTAcatctaccgtccaaggaaatttttgttttgttcgcgtggtaagcaaaaaaaactccccatccgtgggccgatcccggagatagtgcaatgccgggccgacccgcggtacaggtgaagccggcgttaagcattccccatacgtgggccgaccttGTAGATAATGCAGTGCCAACCCGGcccgcagcagaggtgaagcaggcattaagcactccccatacgtggaccgatcccgaagatagttgaatgccgggccgacccacggcggaggtgaagcaggcgttaagcactcccgacacgtgaaccgattccgaagatagtgcagcaccggcccgacccgcggcggaggtgcagttcgccattaaagtgcccacatacacagcttcgctgatcatccttAGCCTTTTTTTACTAGTCAGTAGAAGCGTGGTACCAAATTATACTGTAATAAATATTTCCGTAGTAAATGTATGAAATTGGCGTTTGCCTATCCGATATTCGTATGAAAAGCTTTTCACATACtcactcagtgcccttccacccagtggaagggcactgaatctCTTTTTCTTCCAAATGCTCCTTTTACATTTGTTTGCGGCACAGAAATCCTCAACTTCAGAATTTCAACAACTTCCCAACTTTTCACTTCCACAACTTTCGATCTCTTTCGGCGGCCATTCAGCGTATGTAAAAAGCTTGTCCTACGTGTACCGGATAGGCAAACGCCAGTTTCATATATCTACTGCGGGAATACTTATTACGGTATAATTTGGTATCACATTTCTACTGACCAGTAACAAAAAGAACTGCTCACTACAGGGACAATAAGGACCAGTTTTCAACATAATATTACGAATTGTCATTAACACCCAGCAGGAATAGTCTCGCAACATTTTTCGAGCCTGATTGCAAGCAAACATTCCAAAGGTATATAGCTGCTGACTAAATGGTTGCCGCTGAATAAACAGTTATAAAGAAAGACGTtgtcaaagaagaagaaaatgctgCTGAGGATTTGTGTACCGCTATCATACGTAAGAGGGCACCTAGCAAGAAAAACAACACTGGTTGTAATGAAAACACGAAACTGTTACTTGACTAGACAGCCAAAATAACTAAATAACGGACCACAATCCAAAATTGCAGGTTGCCCTGTGCGCAGGCTTCCGccgtggaaaagaaaaaaaaagactagttACCCATTTCGTCGCTACATTGCTGGGAAAACGtttgctcttgagatggttggcctaggtggtcgagtttttcaatggatttctcattacctttttataaGATCGTTCTTTGTGTGTACCGGCGTTCGTCAAACCGCACAACACTATACCTACCGAAGTGTTCCTCAAGCCGGTGTACtaattgatgaaaagagcgctacgaagacgcggactaaaagaacaacatgtacgacggacaaggcgctacttccaactaaatgttttttttttgaagaaacaggactTTAAATAAATGCAACCAGAtttaaataacaatgcggggggccacctggcagaacactgtaaacgtcacaattgtcgtccgtatcttcgcgacaccaggtttcaggcatggtctagagatagactagaacgggagatattagaagctttttacattgcaaaggccgagggcacgtgtattagttgcccttcagtgacgcttaccgaaaaagagatagcttttctaatgagatagggaggtcgtgatgtcacgatgggccattcttggttgcatctatttaaagtcctgtttcttcaaaaaaatcatttagttggaagtagtgccttgtccgtcgtacatgttgttcttttagtccgcgtcttcgtagcgctcttttcaccAACTATACAAAAcaaactcgcccacatcaagcttctgctgcggtgtactaagccctaccctattcaacctcacactcattggtctttTTGAACATCTGAAAGCAgtgatcaagatatcaatgtacgcagacgacgtATGTATATGGACTTCAGGTGTGACACgccctcagatacgtgcaagacttaaaaagctgctactctgacagatatatacctccgcaaccaaggtcttgaagtCTCGTCAGACAAATGAGCACTGGTggcattcactcgcaaaccaataacaccctatcccatctcaataaatggccagatattTCTTTTTGAGAAGGCTcacagatttcttggcataatcattgattgatagagatctctcatggagcccgcacgtgaccGACTTGAAACAGCGACTGACAGCAACctcccagcttttcaagtttctgggcggaaaaacttggggaatgtcagtgaaTGCAACGTTATAATTTTACAGTTTGtctgtactgaccaacactttGCATACAAAtgttcgtgctctacaggctattcaagctcgggctctcagggtttgtcttggtttgccaaaatgcacattgACAGTAGCGACTATTGCAGTCGCCTGGGACCAACCCATACAAACACCCATTCCGGTGGAAGTGTTAAaagtgcacattaggcactttGCCCATTCCCGTTCCCATCGTCTGGCAACACTACAgacagaaaggccgcaggcatcattttgtactacgatttcgggtTATTACACCcgccttccatcaggcttcaaccccgcaactaagccatcgattcctccatggtgtttggctcgacctgcagtgcacctcaccgtaccaggaatcaggaaaaaatctgagctgtccaTCACCTGCTCTTCAACAACTAACTCTGCCCCTTCTGAACAAGAGGTACGCCCACcccgtacatatttatactgctggatcggcaactctccagtgttcctctggagccgtggctttcccagcgaaagccaccaccatcagtttcaagacgtgTCGTCCAGCGACACtgacggctgcggaacttgcacctcggaacaacctcgaaggtggtcaatattcggtgactcgaaggcagcacagcagtctttgctatcagcgATGCGGcatggaccacacgaacaactggtattcgagattagagaacACACCCATACCTTAACTCAGAAAGGACCCCACGTGACAGTTCAGTGGCTTCCAAGCCACTGCGGCGTCATGGGGAACGCACAAGCCGATAACACTGTTCActcggctcttcaaggcgacgaagaggagccgataccgttatcaaggacagatgccgctagaaaacttcgaatgctcacttgtgatatcacgttctccttgtggaacgcaggaagttttcaaaacaaccccctgcacaacctagactcctctctacgtctttgcattccagctggactctgccgtcgaATATGGCTAGTGGGGAGGGGGGGCTTCATTAAGGTTTTtgcattccgaatcggatgggccgacaacgcctcgtgtgatgactgtggtagcaAGGAGACTCTttaacaccttctctgtgaccgTCTTCGCTGCATTTTACAGAGACAAtggctcgcaatcgcgatagcgcgctttgaccaaagacctctaacAGCGGAgcttattttagaatgccgacatcacaagccattgcagtggagggcgacgagggcactgttgcagtttttaagggcaacataattagacaagcggctgtagcctgaacagatgtttatagtgctgcaagtgctactgtgctgtgaggtgacggtatgcggtgacagtgaccgactgtgattgtatgtctatgctcctttctttcttctactACTATCTATCTCTACTATCACTTTACCTCCTCcttccctctttccccagcgtagggcagCAAACTGAATCTTCCCATCtagttaacctgcctgcctttcccctttcttctctctctcaccctcacTTCTGACACTTTTCGATACAAACGACgtacgctactctggcgccgtctCTTATAGCTGTCATCGCCACACAACCTGTCTTGCGTCGCACTACGCTTTTGTTCTAACGCTTTCGCCATGctctcttcctccgctttccgccgCATGGTTCGGCTTCACCTTCTACCTCCGCttgcctcctcgcgctctcttccctATCgacgtctttcatctcccgctgcgctccacgttcgctttcatttttcgctgtgctcgttcgcttgatTAGGAGGTACAACgccaacgctcgccgcaggaacgggcgtctaGAAGCTGCGCTCTAGAAAAGACCCAACAAGCTGAAACGCAGGTTGTACTCATACGGAGTTGGTGGTATGTCTGTGGATTAGTTTCGGGTTCAGTGATACTATTTCACTTCCTCATTGTGCCGTGCATGGAAACGGTATCGAATTTCCGAAATAACGTATTTGTAAGCTAGCACAGCGCGTGtgttattttctttctgtagtccTTGTTCGTAACGCGCTGTGAAATCTGTACCTGAACCGTGCACCAGGAGACAAAGATGTGTGTTGTGTTCTCTCCCAGGCGATTCCATAGGTCCAGGAACGTCCGCACGTACTCTGGGTTGGCCGTGACAAACTCTCTCACGTCGCCCAGGCCAAACTTGCGCAGCGCCGCCAACCACCTCGCCCGGGATAATCCGAGTGGTCCTAGCTCGGGAATGTCCGACATGTGGTTGGCGCTTTCCGGCGATGCGCTGGGCATGTAGTAGGATTCgctcagcctcggcagcgtcagTTCTTCGATTGCAGCGACCTCTTGTAAGCTGACCTCGTCTGCCACTGTCGCTGTTTCGTGCCTCTGGCTCACTTGAGGTGGCAGCATGCTGCTGCGTAGCATGGAGAAGTAACCCCGACGCATGCCCGTGGGAGCCAACTCCAACGCCATCTTGTTCCTGTTGAGGATGAGGACGATGGTCCTTCCTGAGTTGACGGCGAGCCTCGCCTGTGGAGAACGCAGCGAAACGAAGCGGAACAGGACGTCCCAGCCCAGACGCAGCGACGTGACCAGGACGGTGTGGAGCACGTCCGCCCTGGCTGGACGTCTCGGCCACGTGATGCCGGCTTCCCCGAGGGCTTCCCTGACGGCAGCGAGGTCGTCGCGTTCGCCGTACAGCAGTTTTTCGCAGCTGCGGTAGAGAGCTGCTCCACGCTGCGCGCTGCTCTGCCCGGTCTTGCGAAAAGAAATTGCGGAAAGGCAGCAGAAACAAAATGTCGGTGTACATTTTACATCCTGTGCGACGAAGCCATTGTCGGGCAATGGCGCGGCGTGGTTGTGCTCACGCAATGAAGTTTGTGAGCGTCCAGTGAAGCTAGAAGAGTGTATATTTGTACTTCTCTAGTAGACAGCTTTCAAACGAGCGATCTGTGTCCCATACAACCGCACGACGAGTGCTCCTTGCCCCACAGTGCTGTCCCATTGACAGTTGTGGGCCTGTGTGAGCATCTTTGCTCAAAAGGGGCATTGTGGACAGCTGGAACACGTGAGCTTTTTAAACGTGCCTAGTTACATGCCTAGTCGACAATCTAGCGAGGACGTTGCGAAAATAGCTGAGCTGTCAGCTGAAGGCGCCACACAAAGACTAGACCGCATTTCAATTTTAAATGCAGCGGTTTCGAATGACTAAGCTGTAGAGCCCAGTGGCTTAGGTAATCTACGCGGCGTGAGGGGAGACCCATGACGGAGGCGGGCTTCCTTAGCATTCATCAGGTACTAACGACTTCAATAAAGTGTTCGCGGAAAAAAGGAGACAGCATGAATATGTTAGCCCTATGGCGACTGCTGTTCCCCATTCTTAACCAGCGTTTAATTAAGAAAACCTTCAAGGTCGATATAGAAGGCGAGAACTCAAAGACCACCGGGAATGCGTTTGGCTTTCGGTGCTACCATGTGGACTAAGGCCATACTGGTATCACACATTGGTCACACTGGTATCGCCGTTGCCTTGTGTGCGTGTAATAAACTTGTAACATCGCGTGATCACAAGCCTTGTTTACCGTACGGCTACTGAACGTCACGGCACTCCATGTGTATCATCAAcatcagcagcctatttttatgcctACTGCAGGGCGAAgacatctccctgcgatctcctattacccctgtcatgcgctagctgattctaacttgcgcatgcaaatttcctaatttcatcaccccacctaattttcctctgccctcgactgcacttctcttcccttggcacccattctgtaactctagtggTCCACCTGTTATCTAATCTACGAATTACAAGGCCTGCACAGCTCCATGTTTATCTCCTGAAATCAATTACAATATCGGTTATGcccgtttgctgtctgatccttACCACTCTCTACCTGTCTCTTAAAGCTATGCCTGAAAATTCTGGTTTCATCGCTAtttgcgcggcccttaacttgtttAGCTTATTTATTAACGTACaactttctgccccatacgttagcaccggtagaatgagACAATTCTACAATTTTCTTTTCAACGGCACTGGTAAGGTTCCattcaggatttggtaatgcctgctgtatgcactccagcacatttttattcttctgcaagtTTCCTACTCATCACTCATCACTTATAACTCAATGAGcgattgacctagataaacgcaCTCCCGCACATACTGCAGAGGCTGGCATGTGGCCATAGGTATACATCCTCCAAATTCAGAGCATAGAGGCTAGGAATAATAGGAAAGCATGTAAATACTTGTCCTACTATGGTTTAGAGTAGGCTCCATGGCACATTTACGTGTCAGTAGCTACTTGTACTAGAATGAAAAAGACCAACCGGGCTATTAAATTCAATACGAGTATAGACCTTAAACAGTACTTCGCAAGGCCACATTGAAAATTCGGTTAAACGCTGGACGTTTTCACGTGCCATCTAAGGAGTGTtctaccaatttttttttcatattagttccttaatagcagagatagaaatattttaaTTGTGGCAACTCATGATTTTTGagggcgagcgtcaccgccaacataaAGACTCTCCACGTGCCCCGTCatgcctccgcaagcgaaattcggTCCCTACGTTGTCCCGTACCAGAGCGGGAATATCGCGTGATCGAaaacgtcacaggccccgccttttttttttttccgcgcgcgcgttttc from Dermacentor albipictus isolate Rhodes 1998 colony chromosome 7, USDA_Dalb.pri_finalv2, whole genome shotgun sequence includes the following:
- the LOC135917207 gene encoding endothelin-converting enzyme 2-like, coding for MKKRVSDAPSIATLSTVSSTSGVSASTAPSVTFAADTTDKGSPARSIQAPPTELLRRAPRLARRRIDSFSGSDKQRRLARATLAQDGAARPEFPAACCADPQERPITAPRMFSRIRLKGNVAAPPDPSRKTTTSAPKKRANRSLSQLDFVRIKPSRTQEDATMAMPSATLQPEKSGAEMRCGWPPPRWFCLLLLAVVAVVLSAVVLAFLVHLLWGAKGTPTVRVCHTHECHEYGRRLGRSLNQSVRPCDSFTQFVCDGWRRENEFSTYELLVAQGLESVTRTLDALNVPQTGQSSAQRGAALYRSCEKLLYGERDDLAAVREALGEAGITWPRRPARADVLHTVLVTSLRLGWDVLFRFVSLRSPQARLAVNSGRTIVLILNRNKMALELAPTGMRRGYFSMLRSSMLPPQVSQRHETATVADEVSLQEVAAIEELTLPRLSESYYMPSASPESANHMSDIPELGPLGLSRARWLAALRKFGLGDVREFVTANPEYVRTFLDLWNRLGENTTHIFVSWCTVQVAALLANQNLIVNFYDGNSRRALSLHVAFCLGLAYAVSGPVLFSGYNRHILKATVRQDASRLLLGVREFFRKRLVRWHGYDMNTTVVGQWSSLDVVFRELGIGDRTKPGDAVGGSGSRYSGAAENTTGGGVGPDMTEDSLVANLRKVSSSVTMGIRDDDARGDAEESAVSVSISAMRLSAVSRANRDFTLVPYALSFPHFDNHLPAAVNYGGLGAEVARALGLLVSNAYRSHPTSRVWLEDLVRCLSTSRFADNAGVDVAEVLSLGALVDAYEDVRADAAAAKLPGLESYTDLQLLFMALCFAKCRGSSARKTPLSACNLPLMYSPQFARAFGCAVGTPMNQLNQCPTM